The stretch of DNA ATAATCTATATTAGGAAGGACATTAGAAATGAAATTAAATAAACAGACCTACTATACAATAATACTATTACTGCTCTTAATCGTTTCTCAAATTTTTATTCTCAGTGGTCTTGCCCAACAACTGCAGATTTCCAGTAATACACAACCGCAGGCAATAGACTACCTGCAAAGGGCAGTGAATAAGATGCAAGAGGCCTTAGATACCTATCAGGGTGCCAATTATCCCGGCAGAAAACTATGGATTGAAGCTATTGATTATGCCCAAAAAGCTCTTTACATTGATCCGAACTTTATTGAAGCCAATTATTACCTGGCACTGATGTATCAGTATACTAACTGGTATTACCGGGAAGCGGAACAATGGAAAAAATACCTGGATCTAATCAAGGGAACAGATTTGACCTCTACCTCTCTCCAAGTCCAACAGAATTTAGCCCATGCCTATTATCGTTTGGGTTCTAATTCCTATCAGAAAGGTGATTATGAGCAGTCTCTCACCTACTTCTTGAACTCGATTAAAGAGTATCCTGATTTAATGGATTCCAATTATTGGGCTGCCCGGGTCTTTTATGAAACTGATGATTTAGAAAAATCCTTATTTTACTGGGAGAGGGTACTCAACCTTGATCCTAACTACCCCAGAGCACAGTATTTTTATGACAAAATACAGGCATCCATCAAGTATGGCAAGCAAGCATACAACCTGTATGAACAAGGGTATAATTATTATGAAAAAAAGAACTTCAATCCGGCAATCGATTCTTATCGTGAGGCAATTCACTTAAATCCAAGATTTGCCGAGGCCTAT from Candidatus Atribacteria bacterium encodes:
- a CDS encoding tetratricopeptide repeat protein, whose product is MKLNKQTYYTIILLLLLIVSQIFILSGLAQQLQISSNTQPQAIDYLQRAVNKMQEALDTYQGANYPGRKLWIEAIDYAQKALYIDPNFIEANYYLALMYQYTNWYYREAEQWKKYLDLIKGTDLTSTSLQVQQNLAHAYYRLGSNSYQKGDYEQSLTYFLNSIKEYPDLMDSNYWAARVFYETDDLEKSLFYWERVLNLDPNYPRAQYFYDKIQASIKYGKQAYNLYEQGYNYYEKKNFNPAIDSYREAIHLNPRFAEAYYWLARVYFETGDYQQAIQNYRKVLEIEPDNAKAEYWLKESQRQLGTK